agccagtcagtccGATAATCAGCATTTTGCCTTTGAAGAGAGGAGAGATTGGCAGCGTTGTCAAGTTGTCGATGTCAAAGTTGCGAATGCGGgggatccaaaaaaaaaataagccTCGGCTCCGCATTAGGCATGTCTTCATGTACGTCATATCATCTACATATGCTCCGTACATATATGTATGCACTAGGAGATTCTGGATTCTCCGGATCCAACCAAACAGCTTCCAGAGACTAATTTGCTCTACGTTTGAATTATATCAATCTTTGGGGAATTCTTGCGATACCAGTTGCAACCGGCGGATATCCTCCACGTACACTTGCAGATTCATGAAGCAGAGCAAGGCGCCTAATCCAAGGCATTGAAAAGAGATGCCGGCTTAAGGAGCTAATTTCTTCAATCCAAGAGTTTAAGTTTCCGGTAATCCATGTGAAGGGTCTTGTGCCTGGCCCTTCCATCCTATCTCCGGCCAACCCTTGGGCAACGAGGAGAATGGTGGTAGGGAGTAGCGCTCATCACAGCCACCTTCCCATGGGCAGGTCAGATCGCACAGTCCAAACACTTTGCAGTAGCACACCTTCGCATTGGGGCAATGCACAGGGTCCTTTCCAAATATCACTGAAGGGAAAAAGGTCAGCTTTCGATCTGAGCCAAGGGGACTTCAGGGAAAACACGTACTATGCCATGAATACTCCATAATTCGTCCACTCAAATCATCCTCTAGTGGTGTGTCCGCCAGCCAGGTGCGGAAGCGCTCGTAGTCACTGCGCGGCCGTTCTAGCACCTTGGTGCGGGAGGCACCAAATTGCGCGCAGCACGACACGCCTACCTCCTCCGGGATTGGGATACCAGGGAATAGCTCCATGAATCCATTCTTGAAGTATTCGCCGGCGTGTACGTTGCTGCGATGGGTGTCGGTAAGAGGACGGATTTCTATCGGGCATCCGAGAGTCCAAACACATCTTAGATTGACGTATCCTTGCTCTTGTATGTATGGGATCTGGACGTTTCGGAGTGGTGGGATGCCGTCGTAGTATGGGTCGTCGTTGTGCCATTGGTAGCGATTCGAGTGG
Above is a window of Penicillium digitatum chromosome 2, complete sequence DNA encoding:
- a CDS encoding Lipase, class 3, which codes for MLFAPSGPHGPRRRSRMKAIFLTIFIVIALYLLFFSTTKSPVKTNTGSYAEKHGSTKQPDELARPAVPRRKEMVVASMKSDDTSWLLEYFPDWTKSIYVVDDKHAPLTVMRNKGRESMVYLTYIIDNYDDLPDTMLFIHSNRYQWHNDDPYYDGIPPLRNVQIPYIQEQGYVNLRCVWTLGCPIEIRPLTDTHRSNVHAGEYFKNGFMELFPGIPIPEEVGVSCCAQFGASRTKVLERPRSDYERFRTWLADTPLEDDLSGRIMEYSWHMIFGKDPVHCPNAKVCYCKVFGLCDLTCPWEGGCDERYSLPPFSSLPKGWPEIGWKGQAQDPSHGLPET